The Streptomyces sp. JB150 genomic interval GCAGGTCTCATGGTGAGCCCAGCGCGGGCGGCACCCCGTACGACAGCCACGCGCGTGCTCGTGGTCGACGACGAACCGCAGATCGTGCGCGCGCTGGTGATCAACCTGAGGGCGCGCACGTACGAGGTCGACGCGGCGCACGACGGCGCCACCGCCCTGGAACTCGCCGCCGCCCGCCATCCGGACGTCGTCCTGCTGGACCTGGGACTGCCCGACATGGACGGCGTCGAGGTGATCAGGGGGCTGCGCGGCTGGACTCGGGTGCCGGTCATCGTGCTCTCCGCGCGGCACTCCTCCGACGAGAAGGTGGAGGCCCTGGACGCGGGCGCCGACGACTACGTCACCAAGCCGTTCGGCATGGACGAGCTGCTGGCCCGGCTGCGGGCCGCCGTCCGCCGCGCGGAGCCCGTCGGCGGTGACGGCGACGTCATGGTGGAGACCGGGACCTTCACCGTCGACCTGGCCGCCAAGAAGGTCCGCCGCGACGGCAGGGACGTACGGCTCACCCCCACCGAATGGCATCTGCTGGAGGTGCTGGTGCGCAACGGCGGGCGGCTGGTCGGCCAGAAGCAGCTGCTGCAGGAGGTGTGGGGGCCGTCGTACGGGACGGAGACCAACTATCTGCGCGTGTACATGGCGCAGCTGCGGCGGAAGCTGGAGGCGGACCCGTCCCACCCGAAGCACTTCGTGACCGAGCCCGGAATGGGATACCGGTTCGAGAAGTGAGCAGGGGCTACGAGCGTGTCGGTGGGCCCCGGTACGCTTCAAGCATGAGTGCTGTTCCTCGTTCCGAAAAGCCGGTGGGCCGGTTCCGGCGCATGCTCGACCGGCTCTCCTCGTCGCAGGAGGACCTGGAGTCCGAGGAGCTGCGAGAGGACGCCGCCACCGCCGGCTGCACCCGGATCGGCGACTGTCACGACCGGCAGATCGTCACCGTTACTGGTACCTTGCGCACGGTCACCCTGCGCCCGCGCGCGGGAGTCCCGGCCCTGGAGGCCGAACTGTTCGACGGCTCCGCCGCGCTGGACGTGGTGTGGCTGGGCAGGCGGTCCATCACGGGCATAGAACCGGGGCGCAAACTGATCGCGTCGGGCCGGGTCTCGATGAGCCGGGGCCGACGGGTGCTGTTCAACCCGAAGTACGAACTGAGACCCCTCGGACGGGAGTAGCCGGTGACGTCGCTCGACAAGCCGACCCAGAACGCGCCAGACGCCCCCCAGGATGCGAAGGCGGTGACGGAGGCCGCGCTCTTCGAGGCGTTCGGCGGTGTGCGCGGCACGGTCGAGACGGTGCTGCCGGGACTGCTCTTCGTCACGATCTACACCATCAACAAGAACCTCAACCTGTCGGCGATCGCCGCGCTGGGCGTGGCCCTGCTGCTGGTCGCGGTGCGCCTCGTCATGCGGGACACCGTGAAGCACGCCTTCAGCGGTGTCTTCGGCGTGGCCTTCGGTGTCGCCTTCGCGATGATGACCGGCGAGGCCAGGGACTTCTACCTGCCCGGCATGCTCTACACGCTGGGCCTCGCGCTGGCGTACATCATCACGGCGATCGCCGGGGTGCCGCTGATCGGTCTGATCCTCGGGCCGGTGTTCAAGGAGAACCTCTCCTGGCGCACCCGCAACCCCGGGCGCAAGAAGGCGTACACCAAGGCCAGCTGGGCGTGGGGCCTGATCCTGCTCGCCAAGTGCGCGATCCTGTTCCCGCTGTACTGGTGGGCCGACGTCACCCAGCTCGGCTGGGTGCTGGTCGCGCTGAAGATCCCGCCCTTCCTGCTGGCCGTCTGGCTGACCTGGGTCTTCCTCGCGAAGGCCCCGCCGCCCATCGACGTCTTCGCCGAGATGGAGGCCGAGGAGGCCGCTGCCGAGGAGCGGAAGCGGGAGGCGGCCCGGAGGCAGGCACCGGGGGAGTAGCAGGCACGCGCCGCCGGCAAGGACGTACGTCGCCGGCCGGCACGTCACGGCGCGAGGGGCGCCCGGAGATCTCCGGGCGCCCCTCTCGCCGTCACCTCTGTGCCGCTCAGTCCGTCGTGTCGTCCCGGCGCACCGACAGCAGGTCCTCCAGCTGTTCCTCCCGCGCCTGCGCGGCGACGAACAGCAGCTCGTCGCCCGCCTCCAGGGAGTCCTCCTGGGTGGGGGTGAGCACGCGGGTGCCGCGGATGATGGTGACCAGGGAGGTGTCCTCGGGCCACTCGACGTCGCCGACCTGGGTGCCGGCCAGGGCCGACTCCTCGGGGAGGGTCAGTTCGACGAGGTTGGCGTCGCCGTGGCTGAAGCGCAGCAGCCGGACCAGGTCACCGACGCTCACCGCCTCCTCGACCAGGGCCGACATCAGCCGCGGCGTGGAGACGGCGACGTCCACGCCCCAGGCCTCGTTGAACAGCCACTCGTTCTTCGGGTTGTTGACCCGGGCGACGACGCGCGGAACGCCGTACTCCGTCTTCGCCAGCAGCGAGACGACCAGGTTGACCTTGTCGTCGCCGGTCGCGGCGATGACGACGTTGCAGCGCTGGAGCGCCGCCTCGTCCAGGGACGTGATCTCGCAGGCGTCGGCCAGCAGCCACTCCGCCTGGGGCACGCGCTCCACCGAGATCGCGGTCGGCGCCTTGTCGATCAGCAGGACCTCGTGGCCGTTCTCCAGCAGCTCGCCCGCGATCGAGCGGCCCACCGCGCCGGCACCGGCAATGGCGACCCTCATCAGTGACCGCCCTCCGTCTCGGGACCCTGGGCGAACGCCGCCTCGACCTTCTCGACCTCGTCCGTGCGCATCATCACATGCACCAGGTCACCCTCCTGGAGGACCGTCTGCGAGGTGGGCAGGATCGCCTCGCCGAGCCGGGTGAGGAACGCCACCCGCACCCCGGTCTCCTCCTGCAGCCTGCTGATCTTGTGCCCGACCCAGGCGGCCGAGGCGTGCACCTCGGCGAGCTGGACGCCACCGGTCGGATCGCGCCACAGCGGCTCCGAACCGGACGGCAGCAGCCGGCGCAGCATCTGGTCCGCGGTCCAGCGGACCGTGGCGACCGTCGGGATGCCCAGGCGCTGGTAGACCTCGGCGCGGCGGGGGTCGTAGATGCGGGCCGCGACGTTCTCCACGCCGAACATCTCGCGGGCGACCCGCGCGGCGATGATGTTGGAGTTGTCGCCGCTGGAGACGGCGGCGAAGGCGCCGGCCTCCTCGATGCCCGCCTCGCGCAGGGTGTCCTGGTCGAAGCCGACCCCGGTGACCCGGCGGCCACCGAACGAGGAGCCCAGCCGTCGGAAGGCGGTGGGGTCCTGGTCGATCACGGCGACCGTGTGCCCCTGTTGCTCCAGGGTCTGCGCGAG includes:
- a CDS encoding TrkA family potassium uptake protein; the protein is MRVAIAGAGAVGRSIAGELLENGHEVLLIDKAPTAISVERVPQAEWLLADACEITSLDEAALQRCNVVIAATGDDKVNLVVSLLAKTEYGVPRVVARVNNPKNEWLFNEAWGVDVAVSTPRLMSALVEEAVSVGDLVRLLRFSHGDANLVELTLPEESALAGTQVGDVEWPEDTSLVTIIRGTRVLTPTQEDSLEAGDELLFVAAQAREEQLEDLLSVRRDDTTD
- a CDS encoding OB-fold nucleic acid binding domain-containing protein; protein product: MSAVPRSEKPVGRFRRMLDRLSSSQEDLESEELREDAATAGCTRIGDCHDRQIVTVTGTLRTVTLRPRAGVPALEAELFDGSAALDVVWLGRRSITGIEPGRKLIASGRVSMSRGRRVLFNPKYELRPLGRE
- a CDS encoding response regulator — protein: MVSPARAAPRTTATRVLVVDDEPQIVRALVINLRARTYEVDAAHDGATALELAAARHPDVVLLDLGLPDMDGVEVIRGLRGWTRVPVIVLSARHSSDEKVEALDAGADDYVTKPFGMDELLARLRAAVRRAEPVGGDGDVMVETGTFTVDLAAKKVRRDGRDVRLTPTEWHLLEVLVRNGGRLVGQKQLLQEVWGPSYGTETNYLRVYMAQLRRKLEADPSHPKHFVTEPGMGYRFEK
- a CDS encoding TrkA family potassium uptake protein, encoding MHIVIMGCGRVGSALAQTLEQQGHTVAVIDQDPTAFRRLGSSFGGRRVTGVGFDQDTLREAGIEEAGAFAAVSSGDNSNIIAARVAREMFGVENVAARIYDPRRAEVYQRLGIPTVATVRWTADQMLRRLLPSGSEPLWRDPTGGVQLAEVHASAAWVGHKISRLQEETGVRVAFLTRLGEAILPTSQTVLQEGDLVHVMMRTDEVEKVEAAFAQGPETEGGH
- a CDS encoding DUF3159 domain-containing protein, translating into MTSLDKPTQNAPDAPQDAKAVTEAALFEAFGGVRGTVETVLPGLLFVTIYTINKNLNLSAIAALGVALLLVAVRLVMRDTVKHAFSGVFGVAFGVAFAMMTGEARDFYLPGMLYTLGLALAYIITAIAGVPLIGLILGPVFKENLSWRTRNPGRKKAYTKASWAWGLILLAKCAILFPLYWWADVTQLGWVLVALKIPPFLLAVWLTWVFLAKAPPPIDVFAEMEAEEAAAEERKREAARRQAPGE